In Massilia forsythiae, one DNA window encodes the following:
- a CDS encoding cyclic peptide export ABC transporter yields MKLFDAFSQKAPNKVFFSIVLGALAGVCYAFLIPTVLDSLAPDPGRYATAGSSVETIAGVEVAHYRLAAVFLLTCAFILFARSFSQIMLLRVSMDVATSLRIRIYHRIASAPIVQLERMGSPKLIAALTTDVARIVMGARMLPDLLISIVTLVGMLGFLLYMNAAVFWFVMGAIVFGVVSYQIPMYFGNRYFVRSRHVADDLQESIRALIYGAKELKLNQNKRASFFDELLIEHERKILQYDKRGFTIVRAAMNYGDLISFFVIGAVTFVFVNYHSVSSTELLGVIMALLYVTGPVTSILNFIPQVIVARVSLNKVTQILDELPEEEAEQHPVLDFDWQSIVFKDVCYQHPHAGEGSGFQVGPVSLELERGQVTFIVGGNGSGKSTLSKLMTLHYLPQSGSIRFGDVEVDPRTLVSCRQQIGAIFTDYYLFDRLLGLGGAQVQERVMGYLSALQLDHKVTIKDGRFSTLALSDGQKKRLALLVSLLEDKSLYLFDEWAADQDPVFKQVFYQTLLPELRARNKAVVVISHDDRYFDVADKVLVMEDGRLARVELVSGATRTKAALAGSVSAAA; encoded by the coding sequence ATGAAGCTGTTCGATGCTTTCAGCCAGAAAGCACCCAACAAGGTGTTCTTCTCGATCGTGCTGGGCGCCCTTGCCGGCGTCTGCTACGCCTTCCTGATACCTACCGTGCTCGACAGCCTGGCGCCTGATCCCGGGCGCTACGCCACGGCCGGCAGCAGCGTCGAGACCATAGCCGGGGTCGAGGTCGCCCATTACCGGCTGGCGGCGGTATTCCTGTTGACCTGCGCATTCATCCTGTTCGCGCGCTCGTTCTCGCAGATCATGCTGCTGCGCGTGTCGATGGACGTCGCCACCAGCCTGCGCATCAGGATCTACCACCGGATCGCGAGCGCGCCCATCGTCCAACTCGAACGCATGGGGTCGCCGAAGCTGATCGCCGCGCTGACTACCGACGTCGCCCGCATCGTCATGGGGGCGCGCATGCTGCCCGACCTGTTGATCAGCATCGTCACTCTGGTCGGCATGCTCGGCTTCCTGCTGTACATGAACGCGGCGGTGTTCTGGTTCGTGATGGGGGCGATCGTGTTCGGCGTCGTGAGCTACCAGATTCCGATGTACTTCGGTAACCGCTACTTCGTGCGCTCGCGCCATGTTGCCGATGATTTGCAGGAGTCGATCCGTGCGCTGATCTACGGCGCCAAGGAGCTCAAGCTGAACCAGAACAAGCGCGCCAGCTTCTTCGACGAACTGCTGATCGAGCACGAACGCAAGATCCTCCAGTATGACAAGCGCGGCTTCACCATCGTGCGCGCCGCGATGAACTATGGTGACCTGATCAGCTTTTTCGTGATCGGTGCAGTGACCTTCGTGTTCGTCAATTATCACAGCGTCAGCAGCACCGAGCTGCTGGGCGTGATCATGGCCCTGCTGTATGTGACCGGCCCGGTCACCAGCATCCTGAACTTCATCCCGCAGGTGATCGTGGCCCGCGTCTCGCTCAACAAGGTGACCCAGATCCTCGACGAGTTGCCCGAGGAAGAGGCCGAGCAGCACCCGGTGCTGGATTTCGACTGGCAGTCGATCGTCTTCAAGGACGTGTGTTACCAGCACCCGCATGCGGGCGAGGGAAGCGGCTTCCAGGTGGGGCCGGTCAGCCTGGAGCTGGAACGGGGGCAGGTCACCTTCATCGTCGGCGGCAACGGTTCCGGCAAGTCCACGCTGAGCAAGCTGATGACGCTGCATTACCTGCCGCAGTCGGGCAGCATCCGCTTCGGCGACGTCGAGGTCGATCCGCGCACACTGGTCAGCTGCCGCCAGCAGATCGGCGCGATCTTCACCGACTACTACCTGTTCGACCGCCTGCTGGGCCTCGGCGGCGCCCAGGTGCAAGAGCGCGTCATGGGCTACCTGTCGGCGCTTCAGCTGGACCACAAGGTGACGATCAAGGACGGCCGTTTCTCCACGCTGGCGCTGTCGGACGGGCAGAAGAAGCGCCTGGCGCTGCTGGTTTCGCTGCTCGAGGACAAGAGCCTGTACCTGTTCGACGAATGGGCCGCCGACCAGGATCCCGTGTTCAAGCAGGTGTTCTATCAGACCCTGTTGCCCGAACTACGGGCGCGCAACAAGGCCGTGGTGGTCATCAGCCATGACGACCGCTATTTCGACGTTGCCGACAAGGTACTGGTCATGGAAGACGGCAGGCTGGCGCGGGTCGAACTGGTTTCCGGCGCCACGCGCACCAAGGCCGCGCTAGCCGGCAGCGTGTCGGCCGCCGCCTGA